A stretch of Gemmatimonadota bacterium DNA encodes these proteins:
- a CDS encoding MBL fold metallo-hydrolase, with the protein MLFRQFFDPKLAQYAYLVGCQQTGEALIIDPERDIDRYVEEAEGDGLRITAVAETHIHADFLSGAREFAERFGAKLYLSDEGGADWGSDWARQPEYDATFLKHGDTFKVGRIEIRAIHTPGHTPEHLSYTITDRGGGADTPIGVVSGDFVFVGDLGRPDLLEQAAGMHGVQEPSARQLFHSLSRFTELEDYLQVWPAHGAGSTCGRALGAVPQSTVGYEKRYNASLAAAEAGEDAFVDAILAGQPDPQTYFARMKRQNNQGVPLLGELPSPRKLSIVELERVIEEAKLLPLDTRLDRAAFMARHLPGALFTPLNKSFNTFVGSLVEDETSPILLIVAEADVEEAVRDLVRIGYDNVEAYITPETLARYFDRGGESEAIERIAFADVAELVDRDDVAIVDARFTSEFVSGHIPGAVSAPYTRLPSMVKGRIPRGKTLAVHCSVGARSGPAASFLAREGFQVTFVDGPIASWLKVGELVTDAAGVQA; encoded by the coding sequence ATGCTTTTTCGCCAATTCTTCGATCCGAAGCTCGCCCAGTATGCCTACCTCGTCGGGTGTCAGCAGACGGGGGAAGCGCTGATCATCGACCCGGAGCGCGATATCGACCGCTACGTCGAAGAGGCGGAGGGTGACGGACTTCGCATCACCGCCGTGGCTGAGACGCATATCCACGCGGACTTCCTCTCCGGCGCCCGCGAGTTTGCGGAGCGATTCGGGGCCAAGCTCTATCTCTCGGATGAAGGGGGCGCGGATTGGGGAAGTGATTGGGCGCGACAACCGGAATACGATGCGACCTTCCTCAAGCACGGCGACACCTTCAAGGTCGGAAGGATCGAAATCCGGGCGATCCACACCCCGGGGCACACCCCCGAGCACCTGAGCTACACGATCACGGACCGGGGTGGGGGCGCGGATACGCCGATCGGGGTCGTCTCCGGGGACTTCGTCTTCGTGGGAGACCTGGGGCGCCCGGACCTCCTCGAACAGGCGGCGGGGATGCATGGGGTGCAGGAGCCCTCGGCGCGGCAGCTCTTTCATTCGCTCTCCCGGTTCACCGAGCTGGAGGACTATCTCCAGGTCTGGCCCGCGCACGGCGCTGGCTCCACCTGCGGACGTGCGCTGGGCGCCGTTCCCCAGTCCACGGTCGGTTACGAAAAGCGCTACAACGCCTCGCTCGCCGCCGCGGAGGCGGGGGAGGACGCCTTCGTGGACGCGATCCTCGCGGGGCAGCCCGATCCGCAGACTTACTTCGCCCGGATGAAGCGGCAGAACAACCAGGGAGTCCCCCTTCTGGGCGAGCTCCCGAGCCCGCGGAAGCTCTCGATCGTCGAGCTCGAGCGCGTGATCGAGGAGGCCAAGCTCCTTCCCCTGGACACGCGCCTCGACCGCGCCGCCTTCATGGCGCGTCACCTCCCGGGGGCGCTCTTCACTCCGCTGAACAAGAGCTTCAACACCTTCGTGGGCTCGCTCGTCGAGGACGAGACGTCGCCGATTCTCCTCATCGTGGCGGAAGCGGACGTCGAGGAGGCGGTGCGGGATCTCGTCCGGATCGGCTACGACAACGTCGAGGCCTATATCACTCCGGAGACGCTCGCCCGTTATTTCGACCGCGGGGGCGAGAGCGAGGCGATCGAGCGGATCGCCTTCGCGGACGTCGCGGAGCTCGTGGACCGGGACGACGTGGCGATCGTGGACGCGCGTTTCACCTCGGAGTTCGTGTCCGGCCACATCCCGGGAGCGGTGAGCGCGCCCTATACGCGGCTTCCTTCGATGGTGAAGGGCCGGATTCCTCGCGGGAAGACGCTCGCCGTCCACTGCTCGGTGGGCGCGCGCTCGGGGCCGGCGGCCTCCTTCCTGGCCCGTGAGGGGTTCCAGGTGACCTTCGTGGACGGGCCGATCGCGAGCTGGCTCAAGGTCGGCGAGCTCGTGACGGACGCGGCCGGGGTCCAGGCGTGA